The Strix aluco isolate bStrAlu1 chromosome Z, bStrAlu1.hap1, whole genome shotgun sequence genome contains a region encoding:
- the NIPSNAP3A gene encoding protein NipSnap homolog 3A produces MLPPGALRRPLAAAARLARAWAWARPQVLSFLATGPRQNNSIFYEIRIYDIKPSKMKEFVEMVNKYFYLRTTHSELVGFWSAELGAMNKVVHVWKYDNFAHRTAVRHALANDKDWQGKFISPALPLIEKQHNEVAYLVPWCQLGKPPKEGGVYEWVTFQMKPGGPALWGEAFQAAINAHINTGYTKLIGVFHTEYGLLNTVHVIWWNESPDHRAAGRHSAHEDARVVAAVRDSVRFLDSQQNMLLIPLQCSPLK; encoded by the exons ATGCTGCCTCCGGGCGCGCTCCGCCGGCCCctcgccgctgccgcccgcctggcccgggcctgggcctgggcccgCCCTCAG gTACTCTCATTCCTTGCTACAGGGCCCAGGCAAAATAATAGCATTTTCTATGAAATTCGCATATATGATATTAAGCCATCAAAGATGAAGGAGTTTGTGGAAATGGTCAACAAGTACTTTTACCTTCGCACAACTCACTCGGAGCTGGTGGGATTCTGGTCTGCGGAGCTGGGAGCGATGAATAAGGTGGTCCATGTTTGGAAGTACG atAATTTTGCCCACAGAACAGCAGTCCGGCATGCACTAGCCAATGACAAAGACTGGCAGGGAAAATTCAtctccccagctctccccttGATAGAAAAGCAGCACAATGAGGTTGCTTATCTGGTACCCTGGTGTCAACTTGGGAAGCCTCCAAAAGAAGGGG GAGTGTATGAGTGGGTTACTTTCCAGATGAAGCCTGGTGGGCCAGCATTGTGGGGTGAAGCATTTCAAGCTGCAATCAATGCTCACATCAACACAGGGTACACCAAGCTGATTGGTGTTTTCCACACAGAGTATGGATTACTTAACACAG TCCACGTGATCTGGTGGAACGAGAGCCCAGATCACCGGGCAGCAGGAAGGCACAGTGCCCATGAAGATGCCAGAGTGGTAGCAGCTG TGCGAGACAGTGTCAGATTCTTGGATTCCCAGCAAAATATGCTCCTGATCCCTCTGCAATGCTCGCCGCTGAAGTAA